A section of the Streptomyces sp. CG1 genome encodes:
- the panD gene encoding aspartate 1-decarboxylase yields the protein MLRTMFKSKIHRATVTQADLHYVGSVTIDADLLDAADLLPGELVHIVDITNGARLETYVIEGERGSGVIGINGAAAHLVQPGDLVIIISYAQVTDAEARELKPRVVHVDAGNRIVSLAADPSEPVPGSGQQRSPQSVPA from the coding sequence ATGCTGCGCACCATGTTCAAGTCCAAGATCCACCGTGCCACCGTCACCCAGGCCGACCTGCACTATGTGGGATCGGTGACCATCGACGCCGACCTGCTCGACGCCGCCGACCTGCTGCCGGGCGAGCTCGTGCACATCGTCGACATCACCAACGGCGCCCGGCTGGAGACGTACGTCATCGAGGGCGAGCGCGGGTCCGGCGTGATCGGGATCAACGGGGCGGCCGCCCATCTCGTCCAGCCCGGCGACCTGGTGATCATCATCAGCTACGCCCAGGTCACCGACGCCGAGGCGCGCGAGCTGAAGCCGCGGGTCGTGCACGTCGACGCCGGCAACCGGATCGTGTCCCTCGCCGCCGACCCGTCCGAGCCGGTCCCCGGCTCCGGCCAGCAGCGCAGCCCGCAGTCCGTCCCGGCCTGA
- the gndA gene encoding NADP-dependent phosphogluconate dehydrogenase gives MSTSAQIGVTGLAVMGRNLARNFARNGYTVAVHNRTASRTKALVEEFGSEGDFIKAESAEEFVAALERPRRLVIMVKAGDPTDAVIQEFAPLLEPGDMIIDGGNAHFADTRRREKALREQGIHFVGMGVSGGEEGALHGPSIMPGGPKESYDSLGPMLEKISAKAKDGAPCVTHVGPDGAGHFVKMVHNGIEYADMQLIGEAYQLLRDVAGYSPAEIAEIFRTWNQGRLDSYLIEITAEVLSHVDAATGKPFVDVVVDQAEQKGTGRWTVQIALDLGVPVSGIAEAVFARSLSGHAGLREASQGLAGPKAVPLGKEEAAAFADRVEQALYASKIVSYTQGFHEIAAGSEEYGWDIDLGAVSSIWRGGCIIRAAFLDRIRAAYDARADLPSLLSDETFAREIAAAQGDWRGVLVAATEQGVPTPGFAAALAYYDGLRAERLPAALTQGQRDFFGAHTYRRVDREGSFHTLWGGDRSEVSA, from the coding sequence ATGAGCACTTCAGCGCAGATCGGTGTCACGGGCCTCGCGGTCATGGGCCGCAACCTCGCCCGGAACTTCGCCCGCAACGGCTACACGGTCGCCGTGCACAACCGTACGGCGTCGCGCACCAAGGCGCTCGTGGAGGAGTTCGGCAGCGAGGGCGACTTCATCAAGGCCGAGAGCGCCGAGGAGTTCGTGGCGGCGCTCGAGCGTCCGCGCCGACTGGTGATCATGGTGAAGGCCGGTGATCCGACGGACGCGGTGATCCAGGAGTTCGCGCCGCTGCTGGAGCCCGGCGACATGATCATCGACGGCGGCAACGCGCACTTCGCGGACACCCGGCGCCGCGAGAAGGCGCTGCGCGAGCAGGGCATCCACTTCGTCGGCATGGGCGTCTCCGGCGGTGAGGAGGGCGCGCTGCACGGGCCGAGCATCATGCCGGGCGGCCCGAAGGAGTCGTACGACTCACTGGGCCCGATGCTCGAGAAGATCTCCGCGAAGGCGAAGGACGGCGCGCCCTGTGTGACGCACGTGGGCCCCGACGGCGCCGGGCACTTCGTGAAGATGGTCCACAACGGCATTGAGTACGCCGACATGCAGCTGATCGGCGAGGCCTACCAGCTGCTGCGCGATGTCGCCGGGTACTCCCCCGCCGAGATCGCGGAAATCTTCCGCACCTGGAACCAGGGCCGGCTGGACTCCTACCTGATCGAGATCACGGCCGAGGTGCTGTCCCACGTGGACGCGGCGACGGGCAAGCCGTTCGTGGATGTGGTCGTGGACCAGGCGGAGCAGAAGGGCACGGGCCGCTGGACGGTCCAGATCGCCCTCGACCTGGGCGTTCCCGTGTCGGGCATCGCCGAGGCGGTCTTCGCTCGCTCGCTGTCCGGGCACGCTGGGCTCCGCGAGGCCTCGCAGGGGCTGGCGGGGCCGAAGGCGGTGCCGCTGGGCAAGGAGGAGGCGGCGGCCTTCGCCGACCGGGTCGAGCAGGCGCTGTACGCGTCCAAGATCGTGTCGTACACGCAGGGCTTCCACGAGATCGCGGCGGGCAGCGAGGAGTACGGCTGGGACATCGACCTCGGTGCGGTGTCCTCGATCTGGCGGGGCGGCTGCATCATCCGGGCGGCGTTCCTGGACCGCATCCGCGCCGCGTACGACGCCCGTGCCGATCTGCCCAGCCTGCTGTCGGACGAGACGTTCGCGCGCGAGATCGCTGCCGCTCAGGGGGACTGGCGGGGGGTTCTGGTCGCCGCCACCGAGCAAGGGGTGCCGACGCCCGGGTTCGCTGCGGCGCTGGCGTACTACGACGGGCTGCGGGCGGAGCGGTTGCCTGCGGCGCTTACGCAGGGGCAGCGGGACTTCTTCGGGGCGCACACCTATCGGAGGGTGGACCGGGAGGGGTCCTTCCACACGTTGTGGGGTGGGGACCGGTCGGAGGTTTCCGCGTAG
- a CDS encoding transglycosylase family protein translates to MAVRGRHRRYQPNRINRASLTVTAGGAGLAIPLVAAGTADAADASTWNKVAACESSGNWSINTDNGYYGGLQFTQSTWEAYGGTRYAPRADLATRDQQIAVAEKVLDGQGPGAWPVCSARAGLTRGDADPGRHTESVHTDSAATRPVTAEKSSSVRDVRPQTTPQSRAGRTEMYTVVHGDTLSGIAGDHHVRGGWHALYAGNRTVIGADPDLILPGQRLSLRGTAGTKAPGTKAPGTKSHENKAPSGHKTAQQKTQKTRSTSRTLVAPVDAPIGTGYRVAGSHWSKGYHTGVDFLVPTGTSVQAAEAGQVVAAGWGGAYGYQVVIRHADGRYTQYAHLSAIAVRTGQNVAAGRRIGRSGATGNVTGPHLHFEVRTGPDFGTDIDPLAYLRAGGVRI, encoded by the coding sequence ATGGCCGTACGCGGTCGGCACCGCCGGTACCAGCCGAACAGGATCAACCGCGCCTCACTCACCGTCACGGCGGGCGGCGCCGGACTCGCGATCCCCCTGGTCGCCGCCGGCACGGCCGACGCGGCCGACGCCTCCACCTGGAACAAGGTCGCCGCCTGCGAGTCCAGCGGCAACTGGAGCATCAACACGGACAACGGCTACTACGGCGGGCTGCAGTTCACCCAGTCCACCTGGGAGGCGTACGGCGGCACCCGGTACGCGCCGCGCGCCGACCTCGCCACCCGGGACCAGCAGATCGCCGTGGCCGAGAAGGTCCTCGACGGGCAGGGGCCGGGCGCCTGGCCGGTGTGCTCGGCACGGGCCGGGCTCACCCGGGGGGACGCCGACCCCGGCCGGCACACGGAGAGCGTGCACACGGACAGCGCCGCGACCCGGCCCGTGACCGCGGAGAAGAGCAGCTCCGTACGGGACGTACGGCCGCAGACGACCCCGCAGTCCCGCGCGGGCCGGACCGAGATGTACACCGTGGTGCACGGCGACACGCTCTCCGGCATCGCAGGGGACCACCACGTCCGCGGCGGCTGGCACGCGCTCTACGCCGGCAACCGCACGGTCATCGGCGCCGATCCTGACCTGATCCTGCCGGGCCAGCGGCTCAGCCTGCGCGGCACGGCCGGAACCAAGGCCCCCGGCACCAAAGCCCCCGGCACCAAGTCCCATGAGAACAAAGCCCCTTCGGGGCACAAGACCGCGCAGCAGAAGACGCAGAAGACCAGGAGCACCAGCCGCACACTCGTCGCGCCGGTCGACGCGCCCATCGGCACCGGTTACCGCGTCGCGGGCTCGCACTGGTCGAAGGGCTACCACACCGGCGTCGACTTTCTCGTGCCCACCGGTACCTCCGTGCAGGCCGCCGAGGCCGGGCAGGTGGTGGCCGCGGGCTGGGGCGGCGCGTACGGCTACCAGGTGGTCATCCGGCACGCCGACGGCCGCTACACCCAGTACGCCCACCTGTCGGCCATCGCGGTGCGGACCGGGCAGAACGTCGCCGCGGGCCGGCGCATCGGCCGTTCCGGAGCCACCGGAAACGTCACCGGCCCGCACCTGCACTTCGAGGTGCGGACCGGACCCGACTTCGGCACGGACATCGACCCGCTCGCCTATCTGCGGGCCGGCGGCGTCAGGATCTGA
- a CDS encoding DMT family transporter encodes MSALALSVLLSFVSALAYAAGAIVQEQVAVSSPDSAYVPVRRSGWWGALALNGLGGVLHVVALAYGPLSLVQPLGALTIVFALPMAALFVGRRAGATAWRGAVMATVGLAGLLSVVGSSDDHSLDAAQRVAVALVTGGAVAALLCAGLAAQRHPAVRSVLLATASGIAFGMSSVFTKTVAEDWTHGIDLDDLPALAAIAVFAVGGVVLSQASYRGGGLAAPLATLTVVNPVLAAAVGILMFGETFRYGGTGAVLALCCGGLAAGGLIMLTTERIERTEAPSVPDAAGAEALLGVPQQRGAEDEVERAERGGPAEGDGVPDEPALRGLLAQAPGGGPVPAPGGTGEGADDGEPSPGPALPAWYSALPASAPVPPPVVVRRRTRVRS; translated from the coding sequence ATGAGCGCCCTCGCGTTGTCCGTGCTGCTGTCGTTCGTGTCCGCGCTCGCCTACGCGGCCGGTGCGATCGTGCAGGAGCAGGTGGCGGTGTCCTCCCCGGACAGCGCGTACGTGCCGGTGCGCCGCTCCGGCTGGTGGGGGGCGCTGGCGCTCAACGGTCTCGGCGGTGTGCTGCACGTGGTGGCGCTTGCCTACGGCCCGCTGAGCCTGGTTCAGCCGCTCGGCGCGCTCACCATCGTCTTCGCGCTGCCCATGGCGGCGCTGTTCGTCGGCCGCAGGGCCGGTGCGACCGCCTGGCGCGGTGCGGTCATGGCCACCGTGGGTCTCGCCGGTCTGCTGTCCGTGGTCGGCTCCTCCGACGACCACTCCCTCGACGCGGCCCAGCGAGTCGCGGTCGCGCTGGTCACCGGTGGCGCGGTCGCGGCGCTGCTGTGCGCGGGGCTGGCCGCCCAGCGGCACCCGGCGGTGCGCAGCGTGCTGCTGGCCACCGCCTCAGGCATCGCGTTCGGCATGTCCTCGGTGTTCACCAAGACCGTCGCCGAGGACTGGACCCACGGCATCGACCTGGACGACCTGCCCGCGCTCGCGGCGATCGCCGTGTTCGCCGTCGGCGGCGTCGTGCTGTCCCAGGCCTCCTACCGGGGCGGCGGGCTCGCCGCCCCGCTGGCCACGCTCACCGTGGTCAATCCGGTGCTGGCGGCGGCGGTCGGCATCCTGATGTTCGGCGAGACGTTCCGCTACGGCGGTACGGGCGCCGTTCTCGCCCTGTGCTGCGGGGGGTTGGCGGCGGGCGGCCTGATCATGCTGACGACCGAGCGGATCGAACGCACCGAGGCGCCTTCCGTCCCGGACGCGGCCGGGGCGGAAGCCCTGCTGGGCGTGCCGCAGCAGCGAGGGGCGGAGGACGAGGTGGAGCGGGCCGAGCGGGGCGGGCCTGCCGAGGGCGACGGCGTACCGGACGAGCCCGCGCTGCGGGGCCTGCTCGCACAGGCGCCGGGCGGCGGCCCCGTTCCGGCACCGGGTGGCACCGGGGAGGGTGCCGACGACGGCGAACCGTCGCCCGGCCCCGCGCTCCCCGCCTGGTACAGCGCGCTGCCCGCGAGTGCCCCGGTGCCGCCGCCGGTGGTCGTCCGCCGCCGTACGCGGGTCAGATCCTGA
- a CDS encoding (2Fe-2S)-binding protein: MDLDPALAALRPLGGFFVLRTHPGPAGAAGRPDPGRLPTLAQTYERVTPDALTTRVAVVAQRLGTAEPRVAASIAQQGLAARLWSAALGCAALYGALPDLDPHVLRWDPLAAAPDDLFLTELRPLPGDAAALAATVLHGHLRPLGETLTARFGCAPGLLWGNAGSALAGAARELDRWARAHGRTDVAARAGALTDELLADPLLRTTGTRTGTAFRRRSCCLYYRVPGGGVCGDCCFTRPPRSSPGAASG; this comes from the coding sequence GTGGACCTCGACCCCGCTCTCGCCGCCCTCCGCCCGCTCGGCGGCTTCTTCGTCCTGCGCACGCACCCGGGCCCGGCCGGAGCCGCCGGGCGACCGGACCCCGGCCGGCTGCCGACACTCGCGCAGACCTACGAACGGGTGACACCGGACGCCTTGACGACACGGGTTGCCGTGGTCGCGCAGCGGCTCGGTACCGCCGAGCCGCGCGTTGCCGCGTCCATCGCGCAGCAGGGGCTGGCCGCCCGACTGTGGTCGGCGGCCCTCGGCTGCGCCGCCCTGTACGGCGCACTGCCCGACCTGGACCCGCACGTGTTGCGCTGGGACCCCCTCGCCGCCGCCCCCGACGACCTGTTCCTGACCGAGCTGCGTCCGCTTCCCGGCGACGCAGCCGCCCTCGCCGCCACCGTGCTGCACGGACACCTGCGACCCCTGGGGGAGACACTGACAGCCCGCTTCGGCTGTGCGCCCGGACTGCTGTGGGGCAACGCGGGCTCCGCGCTCGCCGGGGCGGCCCGGGAACTGGACCGCTGGGCCCGCGCGCACGGCCGTACCGACGTGGCGGCCCGGGCCGGCGCCCTGACGGACGAACTCCTCGCCGACCCCCTGCTGCGCACCACCGGCACCCGCACCGGCACCGCCTTCCGCCGCCGCAGCTGCTGCCTGTACTACCGCGTCCCCGGCGGCGGAGTGTGCGGAGACTGCTGCTTCACCCGGCCGCCGCGCTCTTCCCCGGGCGCCGCATCTGGGTGA
- the glgA gene encoding glycogen synthase has translation MRVGLLTREYPPDVYGGAGVHVEFLARELSSLVDLEVHCWGEGRGVGVVRHRPWSVLDGANDALRTFSVDLSVAAALEGRELVHSHTWYANLAGHLAKLQYGIPHVVTAHSLEPLRPWKAEQLGGGYALSSWAERTAIEAADAVIAVSGAMREDILAAYPALDPAAVHIVHNGIDTRLYRPDHGTDALTRHGIDPDRPYVLFVGRITRQKGVPHLLRAVRDIDPRAQVVLCAGAPDTPEIDREFRDLFEELSRARAGVFWIPQMLPRPEVIQLLTRAAVFACPSVYEPLGIVNLEAMACGTPVVASRVGGIPEVVEDGRTGLLVDTDDGFEAGLARALDAVLGDPAAARRMGEAGRERAALEFGWDTVARRTAALYEEIRKQA, from the coding sequence GTGCGAGTGGGACTGCTGACCCGGGAGTACCCCCCGGACGTGTACGGCGGCGCCGGTGTCCATGTCGAGTTCCTCGCCCGGGAACTGTCCTCCCTGGTGGACCTGGAGGTGCACTGCTGGGGCGAGGGGCGCGGCGTCGGCGTCGTACGCCATCGCCCCTGGTCCGTGCTCGACGGCGCCAATGACGCGCTGCGCACCTTCTCCGTGGACCTCTCGGTCGCCGCCGCCCTCGAAGGCCGCGAACTCGTCCACTCCCACACCTGGTACGCCAACCTCGCCGGCCACCTCGCCAAGCTGCAGTACGGGATCCCGCACGTGGTCACCGCCCACTCGCTGGAGCCGCTGCGCCCCTGGAAGGCCGAGCAACTGGGCGGCGGATACGCGCTGTCGAGCTGGGCCGAACGCACCGCGATCGAGGCCGCCGACGCGGTGATCGCCGTCTCCGGCGCCATGCGCGAGGACATCCTCGCTGCCTACCCGGCGCTCGACCCGGCCGCCGTGCACATCGTGCACAACGGCATCGACACCCGCCTCTACCGGCCCGACCACGGCACCGACGCCCTCACCCGGCACGGCATCGACCCCGACCGCCCCTACGTCCTGTTCGTCGGCCGGATCACCCGCCAGAAGGGCGTGCCCCATCTGCTGCGCGCGGTACGGGACATCGACCCCCGCGCCCAGGTCGTCCTGTGCGCGGGCGCGCCCGACACCCCCGAGATCGACCGGGAGTTCCGGGATCTGTTCGAGGAGCTGAGCCGGGCCCGCGCGGGCGTGTTCTGGATCCCGCAGATGCTGCCGCGCCCGGAGGTCATCCAACTCCTCACACGCGCCGCCGTGTTCGCCTGCCCCTCGGTGTACGAGCCCCTCGGCATCGTCAACCTGGAGGCGATGGCCTGCGGCACGCCCGTGGTCGCCTCCCGGGTCGGCGGCATCCCGGAGGTGGTGGAGGACGGCAGGACAGGCCTCCTCGTCGACACGGACGACGGCTTCGAAGCGGGCCTCGCCCGGGCCCTGGACGCCGTACTCGGCGATCCGGCGGCGGCCCGGCGGATGGGGGAGGCCGGACGGGAGCGTGCGGCCCTGGAGTTCGGCTGGGACACGGTGGCCCGGCGCACGGCCGCGCTGTACGAGGAGATCCGCAAACAGGCTTAG